From Streptomyces cyaneogriseus subsp. noncyanogenus, the proteins below share one genomic window:
- a CDS encoding maltokinase N-terminal cap-like domain-containing protein → MSEAATPFVTAAPGLLASLDPLLREWLPRQRWFAGKGRPVTGFSPIAATELLPAPGLPAPGLRPDPGDPREQGAAGPAARLGLYHLVVRVRQPLVPVPGAPEHPGDCYQLLIGVREVLPPRLAPALIGHVTQGPLAGYTVYDALYDPRPAEVLLEALRTRDRIGPLRFHRDRTQEIRSGLVPRPVTAEQSNSSVIYGDTFILKLLRRIVPGVNPDLELPLALAREGCPRVPPPTAWMAADLGGQPWVLAVLQPYVQGAADGWELALRELAKGEDFAAEARALGRATAEVHTALARALPVVTLGHSALDQLVGGMVGRLEEAVHAVPALRPYAPGLRSAFTALADLAAEGRTWTAQRVHGDLHLGQCLRAPDGEWSLIDFEGEPARPLAERRMPQPSVRDIAGMLRSFDYAAHSADAPVTGWSETCRAAYCTGYAEITGRDPRTDPVMLRAYETDKAVYEVVYEARHRPGWLPVPLSAVRRLAVADPTRSP, encoded by the coding sequence ATGTCGGAAGCCGCCACCCCTTTCGTCACCGCCGCGCCCGGCCTCCTCGCGTCACTCGACCCCCTGCTGCGGGAATGGCTGCCGCGGCAGCGGTGGTTCGCCGGCAAGGGGCGCCCGGTCACCGGGTTCTCGCCGATCGCGGCCACCGAGCTGCTGCCGGCCCCCGGACTCCCGGCCCCCGGACTCCGCCCGGACCCCGGGGACCCCCGTGAGCAGGGCGCGGCAGGGCCCGCCGCCCGGCTCGGCCTGTACCACCTCGTCGTGCGGGTACGGCAGCCCCTGGTGCCGGTGCCGGGCGCGCCCGAGCACCCGGGCGACTGCTACCAGCTCCTGATAGGTGTGCGGGAGGTGCTGCCGCCGCGGCTGGCGCCCGCGCTGATCGGCCACGTCACCCAGGGCCCGCTGGCCGGGTACACGGTCTACGACGCCCTGTACGACCCCCGTCCCGCCGAGGTGCTCCTGGAGGCGCTGCGCACCCGGGACCGCATCGGCCCGCTCCGCTTCCACCGGGACCGGACCCAGGAGATACGGTCCGGTCTGGTCCCGCGCCCGGTGACCGCCGAGCAGTCCAACTCGTCGGTGATCTACGGAGATACGTTCATCCTCAAGCTGCTGCGCCGGATCGTGCCCGGCGTCAACCCCGATCTGGAGCTGCCGCTGGCGCTGGCCCGGGAGGGCTGCCCGCGGGTGCCCCCGCCCACCGCGTGGATGGCGGCGGACCTGGGCGGGCAGCCGTGGGTCCTGGCGGTCCTCCAGCCGTATGTGCAGGGCGCGGCCGACGGCTGGGAGCTGGCGCTGCGCGAGCTGGCCAAGGGCGAGGACTTCGCGGCCGAGGCGCGGGCGCTGGGGCGGGCCACCGCCGAGGTGCACACGGCGCTGGCCCGGGCCCTGCCCGTCGTCACCCTCGGCCACAGCGCCCTGGACCAGCTGGTCGGCGGCATGGTCGGGCGTCTGGAGGAGGCCGTGCACGCGGTGCCCGCGCTGCGGCCGTACGCGCCCGGGCTGCGCTCGGCGTTCACCGCGCTCGCCGACCTGGCCGCCGAGGGCCGCACCTGGACCGCGCAGCGGGTCCACGGCGATCTCCATCTGGGCCAGTGCCTGCGCGCGCCGGACGGGGAGTGGTCCCTGATCGACTTCGAGGGCGAACCGGCCCGGCCGCTCGCCGAGCGGCGGATGCCCCAGCCGTCGGTGCGGGACATCGCGGGGATGCTGCGCTCCTTCGACTACGCGGCGCACTCGGCCGACGCCCCGGTGACGGGGTGGTCCGAGACGTGCCGGGCCGCGTACTGCACCGGGTACGCGGAGATCACCGGGCGGGACCCGCGCACCGACCCGGTGATGCTGCGTGCCTACGAGACGGACAAGGCGGTCTACGAAGTCGTCTACGAGGCACGGCACCGCCCCGGCTGGCTCCCGGTGCCCCTGTCGGCGGTGCGCCGTCTGGCCGTCGCCGATCCGACCCGTTCCCCCTGA
- the treS gene encoding maltose alpha-D-glucosyltransferase encodes MIVNEPVPDTFEDTPAKDRDPEWFKRAVFYEVLVRSFQDSNGDGVGDLKGLTAKLDYLQWLGVDCLWLPPFFKSPLRDGGYDVSDYTAVLPEFGDLADFVEFVDAAHQRGMRVIIDFVMNHTSDQHPWFQESRKDPDGPYGDYYVWADDDKQYQDARIIFVDTEVSNWTYDPVRKQYYWHRFFSHQPDLNYENPAVQEEMISALKFWLDLGIDGFRLDAVPYLYQEEGTNCENLPATHAFLKRVRKEIDAQYPDKVLLAEANQWPEDVVDYFGDYSSGGDECHMAFHFPVMPRIFMAVRRESRYPVSEILAKTPAIPSGCQWGIFLRNHDELTLEMVTDEERDYMWAEYAKDPRMRANIGIRRRLAPLLDNDRNQIELFTALLLSLPGSPIIYYGDEIGMGDNIWLGDRDAVRTPMQWTPDRNAGFSSCDPGRLFLPTIMDPVYGYQVTNVEASMASPSSLLHWTRRMIEIRKQNPAFGLGSYTELPSSNPAVLAFLREAPPNEENGDDLVLCVNNFSRFAQPTELDLSAFQGRHPVELFGGVRFPAIGELPYLLTLAGHGFYWFRLRKDAL; translated from the coding sequence ATGATCGTCAACGAACCCGTTCCGGACACCTTCGAAGACACCCCGGCCAAGGACCGCGACCCCGAGTGGTTCAAGCGCGCCGTCTTCTACGAGGTCCTCGTCCGCTCCTTCCAGGACAGCAACGGCGACGGCGTCGGCGACCTCAAGGGCCTGACCGCCAAGCTCGACTATCTGCAATGGCTCGGCGTCGACTGCCTCTGGCTGCCGCCCTTCTTCAAGTCGCCGCTGCGCGACGGCGGCTACGACGTCTCCGACTACACCGCCGTGCTGCCCGAGTTCGGTGACCTGGCCGACTTCGTGGAGTTCGTGGACGCCGCCCACCAGCGCGGCATGCGCGTGATCATCGACTTCGTCATGAACCACACCAGCGACCAGCACCCGTGGTTCCAGGAGTCCCGCAAGGACCCCGACGGCCCCTACGGCGACTACTACGTCTGGGCCGACGACGACAAGCAGTACCAGGACGCCCGGATCATCTTCGTCGACACCGAGGTGTCGAACTGGACGTACGACCCGGTCCGCAAGCAGTACTACTGGCACCGGTTCTTCTCCCACCAGCCGGACCTCAACTACGAGAACCCGGCCGTGCAGGAGGAGATGATCTCCGCCCTGAAGTTCTGGCTCGACCTGGGCATCGACGGCTTCCGGCTGGACGCGGTGCCCTATCTGTACCAGGAGGAGGGCACCAACTGCGAAAACCTTCCGGCGACGCACGCCTTCCTCAAACGCGTGCGCAAGGAGATCGACGCCCAGTACCCCGACAAGGTGCTGCTGGCGGAGGCCAACCAGTGGCCCGAGGACGTCGTCGACTACTTCGGCGACTACTCCTCCGGCGGCGACGAGTGCCACATGGCCTTCCACTTCCCGGTCATGCCGCGCATCTTCATGGCCGTACGGCGTGAGTCGCGCTACCCGGTCTCCGAGATCCTGGCCAAGACCCCGGCCATCCCCTCGGGCTGCCAGTGGGGCATCTTCCTGCGCAACCACGACGAGCTGACCCTGGAGATGGTCACCGACGAAGAGCGCGACTACATGTGGGCCGAGTACGCCAAGGACCCCCGCATGCGCGCCAACATCGGCATCCGCCGCCGCCTGGCCCCCCTGCTCGACAACGACCGCAACCAGATCGAGCTGTTCACGGCCCTGCTGCTCTCCCTGCCCGGCTCGCCGATCATCTACTACGGCGACGAGATCGGCATGGGCGACAACATCTGGCTCGGCGACCGCGACGCCGTCCGCACCCCCATGCAGTGGACACCCGACCGCAACGCCGGGTTCTCCTCCTGCGACCCGGGACGGCTCTTCCTGCCCACGATCATGGATCCGGTCTACGGCTACCAGGTCACCAACGTCGAGGCGTCGATGGCCTCGCCGTCCTCGCTGCTGCACTGGACCCGCCGGATGATCGAGATCCGCAAGCAGAACCCGGCCTTCGGCCTGGGCTCCTACACGGAACTGCCCTCCTCCAACCCCGCGGTCCTCGCCTTTCTGCGGGAGGCTCCCCCGAACGAGGAGAACGGGGACGACCTGGTGCTGTGCGTGAACAACTTCAGCCGGTTCGCGCAGCCCACGGAGCTGGACCTGAGCGCCTTCCAGGGGCGCCATCCGGTCGAGCTGTTCGGCGGGGTCCGCTTCCCCGCCATCGGCGAACTGCCGTACCTGCTCACCCTCGCGGGCCACGGCTTCTACTGGTTCCGGCTCCGCAAGGACGCCCTGTAG